A stretch of Lodderomyces beijingensis strain CBS 14171 genome assembly, chromosome: 8 DNA encodes these proteins:
- a CDS encoding 60S ribosomal protein uL18, whose translation MPFQKTLKTSAYHSRFQTPFRRRQEGKTDYYQRKRLVTQHKAKYNTPKYRLVVRFTNKDIIAQIISAQITGDVVLTAAYAHELPRYGIKHGLTNWSAAYAVGLLVARRALQKLGLDETYTGVEEVEGEFELTEAVEDAPRPFKVFLDIGLQRTTTGARVFGVLKGASDGGLYVPHSPNRFPGWDIEAEELDAELLRKYIFGGHVSEYMEELMDDDEEKYRTLFKNYIEDEIEAEDVEEVYANAHEKIREDPSFKPTEKKFTKEQYAAESKKYRQTKLTKAERDEKIAKKIAAFQAEN comes from the coding sequence ATGCCATTCCAAAAGACTTTGAAGACCTCCGCTTACCACTCCAGATTCCAAACCCCCTTCCGTAGAAGACAAGAAGGTAAGACCGACTACTACCAAAGAAAGAGGTTGGTGACGCAACACAAGGCCAAGTACAACACCCCCAAGTACAGATTGGTTGTTAGATtcaccaacaaggacaTTATTGCCCAGATCATCAGTGCTCAGATCACGGGTGATGTCGTCTTGACTGCAGCTTACGCCCACGAATTGCCAAGATATGGAATCAAGCACGGTTTGACTAACTGGTCTGCTGCTTATGCTGTTGGTTTGTTGGTTGCGAGAAGAGCCTTGCAGAAGTTGGGCTTGGACGAGACCTATACTGGTGTCGAAGAGGTTGAAGGTGAGTTTGAGTTGACTGAGGCTGTCGAGGATGCACCTAGACCATTCAAGGTGTTTTTGGATATTGGTTTGCAGAGAACTACCACTGGTGCTAGAGTCTTTGGTGTCTTGAAAGGTGCTTCCGATGGTGGATTGTACGTTCCTCACTCTCCCAACAGATTCCCTGGTTGGGATATCGAGGCTGAGGAGTTGGATGCtgagttgttgagaaagTACATCTTTGGTGGCCATGTTTCTGAGTACATGGAGGAGTTgatggatgatgatgaagagaaGTACAGAACTTTGTTCAAAAACTACATTGAAGATGAgattgaagctgaagaCGTTGAAGAGGTTTACGCTAATGCTCACGAGAAGATTAGAGAAGACCCTTCTTTCAAGCCTACCGAAAAGAAATTCACCAAGGAACAATACGCTGCTGAGTCTAAGAAATACAGACAAACTAAATTGACCAAGGCTGAAAGAGACGAAAAGATTGCTAAGAAGATTGCTGCTTTCCAAGCTGAAAACTAA